The Magnolia sinica isolate HGM2019 chromosome 10, MsV1, whole genome shotgun sequence genome includes a window with the following:
- the LOC131257914 gene encoding probable leucine-rich repeat receptor-like protein kinase At1g35710, translated as MNLNRLVLSDNILTGSIPSTLGNLSKLSILYLHQNRISGSIPPQIGNLKDLVELSLFQNNLTGPIPPALGNLRNLTGLLLYRNQISGSIPPQFGNLMNLKILDLSINSLTGSIPSTLGNLTKLTLLYLSQNQISGSIPPELGNLMSLNEVSLYQNNLTGLIPPALGNLRNLTLLFLYSNQISGSIPPQFGNLMNLDKLDLSNNGLTGSIPSTLGNLTKLTLLSLFRNQISGSIPLQFENLMNLHGLDLSINLLTGYIPSTLGNLTKLTELSLIDCQLSGSLPQEMTNMTNLSKLYLSGNSLSGYLPQLCQGGSLQFFSAVGNHFTGEIPKSIRNCTSLIRVRLNGNRLAANVSEVFGVYPHLIFMDISDNMLFGELSPNWGECRNLTKLQLSGNMITGRIPPEIGQLTQLSVLGLSSNQLVGEIPKEFERLTSLFNLTLNENQFSGQIPQEIGKLSNLEVLDLSMNHLSGPIPPQLGDCFKLQYLKLSENILNGSIPFQIGNLVYLQGLLDLSHNSLNGQISPQLTKLIRLEKLNLSHNMLSNSIPSSFEGMFSLQSIDFSFNALEGPLPNSKSFQKAPAKAFINNKGLCGEVQGLRPCNASSISHGDAMKGHRVVILIILPVSVALFLLFVIIGISSIYYQRRRNIKKGVLERSSGNPFSIWNYDGIAVFEDIVEATEGFDDKYCIGIGGYGKVYKANLPVGQVVAVKKLHPLEGGDQSDQRSFRNEIQALTEIRHRNIVKLYGFCCHARCSFLVYEYMERGSLASILSNDEGAAQLDWTLRVKIIKGVAHALSYMHHDCTLPIVHRDLSSNNVLLNSELEASVSDFGTARLLIPDSSNWTMLAGTYGYIAPELAYTMRVTEKCDVYSFGVVALEVMIGRHPGQLISSLSSPNRDDPLLKDMLDQRLSNPTAEVAHEVIFAVSMALACIRPDPDSRPTMHHVAQELSVGGPSFSLEPFHALTFRQLMDLKV; from the exons atgaatctcaACAGGCTTGTTCTGTCAGATAAcattctaacaggttctatcccttccactttaggcaACTTGTCAAAGCTTTCCATCTTGTACCTGCACCAAAATCGAATCTCTGGCTCCATTCCTCCACAAATTGGGAATCTAAAAGATCTGGTTGAGTTGTCATTGTTCCAGAACAATCTGACCGGTCCAATTCctcctgctttgggtaatttgagaaaccttacaggGTTGCTCCTCTAccgcaatcaaatttctggttcaattcctccacAATTTGGGAATTTGATGAATCTCAAAATTCTTGATCTGTCCATTAACagtctaacaggttctatcccttccactttagggaacttgacaAAGCTGACACTCCTCTACCTctctcaaaatcaaatttctggttctattCCTCCAGAACTTGGGAATTTAATGAGTCTCAATGAGGTATCATTGTACcaaaacaatctgactggtctgatccctcctgctttgggtaatttgagaaaccttacactgTTGTTCCTctacagcaatcaaatttctggttcaattcctccacaatttgggaatttaatgaatctcGACAAGCTTGATCTATCCAATAATggtctaacaggttctatcccttccactttagggaacttgacaAAGCTGACACTCCTCTCCCTCTTTcgaaatcaaatttctggttcaattccccTACAATTTGAGAATTTAATGAATCTCCACGGTCTTGATCTGTCCATTAACCTTTTAACAGGTTATATTCCTTCTACTTTAGGAAACTTGACCAAGCTTACTGAGTTGTCCCTTATTGACTGTCAATTATCTGGTTCGTTGCCTCAAGAAatgacaaacatgacaaatcTTTCTAAACTCTACTTGAGTGGCAACAGCCTCTCTGGCTATTTACCTCAGTTATGCCAGGGCGGATCTCTTCAATTCTTCAGTGCTGTTGGCAACCATTTCACTGGTGAGATCCCAAAAAGCATCAGAAATTGCACTAGCTTAATAAGAGTGCGACTTAATGGAAATCGACTTGCTGCAAATGTATCGGAAGTCTTTGGTGTATACCCGCATCTCATATTCATGGACATCAGTGACAACATGTTGTTTGGTGAACTCTCACCAAATTGGGGAGAATGCCGAAATTTGACAAAGCTACAATTATCCGGGAACATGATCACAGGTAGAATTCCTCCTGAGATAGGGCAGTTGACGCAGCTAAGTGTGCTTGGTCTTTCTTCAAACCAGTTGGTAGGCGAGATTCCAAAGGAATTTGAGAGGCTGACTTCTTTGTTCAACTTAACTTTAAATGAAAACCAGTTTTCTGGTCAGATACCCCAAGAGATTGGAAAACTATCTAATTTGGAGGTTCTTGACTTGTCAATGAATCACCTAAGTGGTCCAATACCACCTCAATTAGGTGATTGCTTCAAACTCCAATATCTGAAATTGAGCGAAAATATTTTAAATGGAAGCATTCCTTTTCAGATCGGTAACCTAGTATACTTACAGGGTTTACTAGATctaagtcataactccctcaatggACAGATATCACCACAACTCACAAAATTGATTCGGCTGGAAAAGTTAAACCTCTCCCACAACATGCTGTCAAACTCCATTCCATCTTCTTTTGAAGGGATGTTCAGCTTGcaatccattgatttttcatTCAATGCTTTGGAAGGTCCTCTTCCCAACAGCAAAAGCTTTCAGAAGGCTCCTGCAAAGGCATTCATAAATAATAAAGGCTTATGTGGTGAAGTGCAAGGTTTGCGACCTTGCAATGCCTCTTCAATCAGTCATGGTGATGCGATGAAAGGTCATAGAGTTGTGATCCTCATTATTCTTCCTGTCTCAGTGgccttgtttcttttatttgtaaTCATTGGCATTTCTTCCATTTATtaccaaagaagaagaaatataaagaaaGGGGTTCTTGAGAGGAGCAGCGGAaatccattttcaatatggaattatgatgggaTTGCTGTATTCGAAGACATCGTGGAGGCAACAGAGGGTTTTGATGACAAATACTGCATTGGAATTGGAGGGTATGGAAAAGTTTACAAAGCAAATCTACCAGTGGGTCAGGTagtagctgtgaagaaacttCACCCACTCGAAGGAGGGGATCAATCtgatcaaagaagttttagaaatgagatacaagcaTTAACCGAAATCCGCCATCGCAACATAGTGAAGCTTTATGGCTTTTGCTGCCATGCTCGATGCTCGTTTCTCGTCTATGAGTACATGGAAAGGGGAAGCTTGGCAAGTATCCTAAGCAATGATGAAGGAGCTGCACAGTTGGACTGGACTCTAAGGGTGAAGATtattaaaggtgtggcccatgctTTATCTTACATGCACCATGATTGCACCCTGCCAATTGTCCATCGAGACCTATCAAGCAACAACGTTCTGCTGAATTCAGAACTTGAGGCTAGTGTTTCTGATTTTGGCACTGCACGATTGCTGATACCTGATTCGTCCAATTGGACTATGCTTGCAGGCACTTATGGATACATCGCTCCTG AGCTTGCCTATACAATGAGGGTGACTGAGAAATGCGACGTCTATAGCTTTGGTGTTGTGGCACTTGAAGTGATGATTGGAAGGCATCCTGGGCAACTCATCTCCTCCTTGTCATCACCAAATAGAGATGATCCACTGCTAAAGGATATGTTGGACCAACGTCTCTCCAATCCGACGGCGGAGGTTGCACACGAAGTCATATTTGCAGTGTCCATGGCCCTTGCATGCATTCGGCCGGATCCTGACTCTCGGCCAACCATGCACCATGTGGCCCAGGAGCTATCTGTTGGTGGGCCTTCTTTCTCTCTAGAGCCatttcatgcacttacatttcgTCAACTGATGGATCTAAAGGTATAA